One Chryseobacterium wanjuense genomic region harbors:
- the katG gene encoding catalase/peroxidase HPI: MEKDLNDISKCPFHNGTMKKQSVAGGGTKNLDWWPDQLRVDILRQHSSLSNPMDEDFNYAEAFKSLDLEAVKRDLHALMTDSQDWWPADFGHYGPLFIRMAWHSAGTYRVGDGRGGAGAGQQRFAPLNSWPDNVNLDKARRLLWPIKQKYGKKISWADLLILTGNVALESMGFKTFGFAGGREDVWEPDMDVYWGSEKTWLGGDLRYAHGSPGVVEDHAVLPSDDANGDIHSRNLERPLAAVQMGLIYVNPEGPDGNPDPIAAAKDIRDTFGRMAMNDEETVALIAGGHTFGKTHGAGPADHVDKEPEGAGVELQGLGWNSSYKSGKGGDAISSGLEVTWTETPTQWSNYFFKNLFENEWELTKSPAGAHQWVAKNGEDIIPDAFDSSKKHKPTMLTTDLSLRLDPVYEKISRRFYENPDAFADAFARAWYKLTHRDMGPKARYLGPDVPAEELIWQDPIPEVDHVLINNSDVEALKSKILNSGLSVSELVSTAWASASTFRGSDKRGGANGARIRLAPQRYWSVNNPTQLQKVLNVLENIQKEFNETQTGGKKVSLADLIVLSGSAAVEKAAKDAGHTLIVPFVPGRMDASQEQTDVESMGYLEPAADGFRNYLKRKFSVSTESLLIDKAQLLNLTAPELTVLIGGMRALDTNFDGSKHGIFTQNPGVLTNEFFINLLDMNTQWRSVSPDDELYEGTDRKTGEKKWTATRADLVFGSNSELRAIAEVYASSDANVKFVNDFVSAWVKVMNSDRFDLQ, encoded by the coding sequence ATGGAAAAAGATTTGAATGACATCAGTAAATGCCCGTTTCACAATGGAACAATGAAAAAGCAAAGTGTAGCTGGCGGTGGTACCAAAAACCTCGATTGGTGGCCGGATCAGCTCAGAGTAGATATTCTTCGTCAGCATTCCTCCCTATCAAACCCGATGGATGAAGACTTTAATTATGCTGAAGCTTTCAAAAGTCTCGATCTGGAAGCAGTTAAGAGAGATCTTCATGCTTTAATGACAGATTCTCAGGATTGGTGGCCGGCGGATTTCGGACATTATGGTCCGTTGTTTATTCGTATGGCTTGGCACAGCGCAGGAACCTACCGTGTTGGAGACGGAAGAGGTGGGGCAGGAGCGGGACAGCAGCGTTTTGCACCGCTGAACAGCTGGCCGGATAATGTAAATTTGGATAAAGCAAGAAGGTTATTATGGCCGATAAAACAGAAATATGGTAAGAAAATTTCATGGGCAGATCTTTTGATTCTTACCGGAAATGTTGCTTTAGAATCTATGGGATTCAAAACTTTTGGTTTTGCGGGAGGCCGTGAAGATGTCTGGGAGCCGGATATGGATGTATATTGGGGTTCGGAAAAAACATGGCTTGGCGGTGATTTGCGTTATGCTCACGGTTCACCGGGGGTGGTTGAAGATCATGCCGTTCTTCCAAGTGATGATGCAAACGGAGACATACATTCGAGAAATCTGGAAAGACCTTTGGCGGCGGTACAGATGGGACTTATTTACGTAAATCCTGAAGGTCCGGACGGAAATCCTGACCCGATCGCAGCAGCAAAAGATATCCGTGATACTTTCGGAAGAATGGCGATGAATGATGAAGAAACAGTTGCACTAATCGCAGGTGGGCATACGTTCGGGAAAACGCACGGAGCCGGGCCTGCAGATCATGTGGATAAAGAGCCGGAAGGAGCCGGAGTAGAATTGCAGGGATTAGGCTGGAACAGTTCGTACAAATCCGGAAAAGGAGGAGATGCCATTTCCAGTGGTCTGGAAGTGACCTGGACGGAAACACCGACCCAATGGAGCAATTATTTCTTTAAAAATCTTTTTGAAAACGAATGGGAACTCACAAAAAGCCCTGCAGGAGCTCATCAGTGGGTAGCTAAAAATGGTGAAGATATTATTCCAGATGCATTCGACTCTTCAAAAAAACATAAACCTACGATGCTTACGACAGATCTTTCTTTAAGACTAGATCCTGTTTATGAAAAAATTTCCAGAAGATTTTACGAAAATCCCGATGCTTTTGCAGATGCTTTTGCAAGAGCCTGGTACAAGCTTACCCACAGAGATATGGGGCCGAAAGCCCGTTATTTGGGACCTGATGTTCCGGCGGAAGAACTGATCTGGCAGGATCCGATTCCTGAAGTGGATCATGTTTTAATTAATAATTCTGATGTTGAAGCATTAAAATCAAAAATTTTAAATTCCGGATTAAGTGTTTCCGAATTGGTTTCAACAGCCTGGGCATCGGCATCTACATTCAGGGGAAGTGATAAAAGAGGAGGTGCTAATGGCGCCAGAATCCGCTTGGCTCCTCAAAGATATTGGTCAGTAAATAACCCGACCCAGCTTCAAAAAGTCCTGAATGTTTTGGAAAATATTCAAAAAGAATTCAACGAAACTCAGACCGGTGGTAAAAAAGTATCATTGGCAGACCTGATCGTTCTTTCAGGAAGTGCAGCAGTGGAAAAAGCGGCTAAAGATGCGGGACATACCCTGATTGTTCCTTTTGTTCCGGGAAGAATGGATGCGTCTCAGGAGCAGACAGATGTAGAATCTATGGGATATTTGGAACCTGCAGCAGACGGATTCAGAAATTATCTGAAAAGAAAGTTTTCGGTTTCTACAGAATCTTTATTGATTGATAAAGCTCAATTATTAAATCTTACCGCACCGGAATTAACCGTGCTGATCGGAGGAATGAGAGCTTTAGATACAAACTTTGACGGCTCAAAACACGGAATTTTCACTCAAAATCCGGGAGTATTGACGAATGAGTTTTTCATCAACCTTTTGGATATGAATACCCAATGGAGATCCGTTTCTCCTGATGATGAGCTCTACGAAGGGACCGACCGCAAAACAGGTGAGAAAAAATGGACGGCAACGCGTGCCGATCTCGTTTTCGGATCCAATTCGGAATTGAGAGCGATCGCAGAAGTATATGCAAGCTCTGATGCAAACGTAAAATTTGTAAATGATTTTGTTTCTGCATGGGTAAAAGTGATGAATTCCGACAGGTTTGATTTGCAATAA
- a CDS encoding alpha-amylase, translated as MKKTHFLLSFVALGLINSCQNHDEMVVESPKQLEVHNKTVNVTNHDGRPFSTGTSANAKFVAGPGGSVLMQGFYWDVPDGGNWWNTVKGKITDWSNAGIGAVWLPPASKAQNGAYSMGYDPTDYYDFGNYNQNGSTETRFGSRTELEALITKAHDENMQVYADIVINHNSGGQSEANPFTGTNTWTNFTGVASGKFPRTYNNFYKNSFGNNDEGAFGGFPDLCHADPFVQSWLWGRDDSVGKYYKNVMKFDGWRFDYVKGFGPWVINNWNSNVGGFSVGELWDSNVNTLEWWANNANSSVFDFAAYYKMDEAFDNGNLNVLNDDMMWKRNPFKAVTFVANHDTDIIYNKMLAYAYILTHEGYPTIFYRDYEEWLNKERLNNLIWIHNNKATGTTSILYTDNDEYIARRNGYNGNPGLVVYINNSSSWQERWIQTNWTSQQIKDFTGHSSWYPTTQGDKWVKIQCPPNSYSVWSLNQ; from the coding sequence ATGAAAAAAACACATTTCCTACTTTCATTTGTGGCTTTAGGCCTTATTAATTCTTGTCAGAATCATGATGAAATGGTGGTTGAGAGCCCCAAACAGCTGGAAGTTCACAACAAAACCGTAAACGTTACAAATCACGATGGGCGCCCTTTCAGTACGGGAACATCTGCTAATGCAAAGTTTGTTGCAGGACCCGGCGGAAGCGTTTTGATGCAAGGATTTTACTGGGATGTTCCGGATGGAGGAAACTGGTGGAATACCGTGAAAGGAAAAATCACCGACTGGTCAAATGCAGGAATCGGCGCGGTCTGGCTTCCCCCGGCTTCCAAAGCTCAAAATGGGGCGTATTCGATGGGATATGATCCTACCGATTATTACGATTTCGGAAATTATAATCAGAACGGAAGCACAGAAACACGTTTCGGATCGAGAACAGAGCTTGAAGCATTGATTACAAAAGCACATGACGAAAATATGCAGGTGTATGCAGATATTGTTATTAATCATAACAGTGGCGGGCAATCAGAAGCCAATCCTTTTACCGGAACGAATACGTGGACAAATTTTACGGGAGTAGCATCAGGAAAATTCCCAAGAACTTACAATAATTTTTATAAAAACTCTTTCGGAAATAATGATGAAGGCGCTTTCGGAGGTTTTCCGGATTTGTGTCATGCCGATCCGTTTGTTCAAAGCTGGCTATGGGGAAGGGATGATTCTGTGGGGAAATATTATAAAAATGTAATGAAATTTGACGGCTGGAGGTTCGACTATGTGAAAGGTTTCGGACCTTGGGTTATCAATAACTGGAATTCCAATGTCGGCGGATTTTCTGTCGGCGAATTATGGGATTCCAACGTAAATACCCTGGAATGGTGGGCGAATAATGCAAACAGTTCCGTATTTGATTTTGCAGCCTATTATAAAATGGATGAAGCTTTTGACAACGGAAATTTAAATGTATTGAATGACGATATGATGTGGAAGAGGAACCCTTTCAAGGCAGTGACTTTTGTAGCGAATCACGATACAGATATCATTTACAACAAAATGTTGGCCTATGCTTATATTCTCACTCATGAAGGCTATCCTACGATTTTCTACAGAGATTATGAAGAATGGCTCAATAAGGAAAGATTAAATAACCTGATTTGGATTCATAATAATAAAGCAACGGGAACAACTTCAATTTTATACACCGATAATGATGAATACATCGCAAGAAGAAACGGGTACAACGGAAATCCGGGGCTTGTAGTTTATATCAATAATTCTTCAAGTTGGCAGGAAAGATGGATTCAGACAAACTGGACGAGTCAGCAGATTAAAGATTTTACAGGACACTCAAGTTGGTATCCGACAACACAGGGCGACAAATGGGTGAAAATCCAATGTCCGCCGAATTCCTATTCTGTCTGGTCTTTGAATCAGTAA
- a CDS encoding alpha/beta fold hydrolase, whose amino-acid sequence MKSLILLHGALGHNEIFEPLRTELSKYFTIHTPLFSGHGDVEIPENGITIEKYTQELKGFIEKEKLQNVYIFGHSMGGYVALCYAEQHPSTVHSIMTLGTKFDWTEEQALKESKMLNPDVIAEKVPKYAELLENQHGSKWKQLLPAIAEMMISLGKNPPLKDNLSTIDVPVQVMVGDKDNMVTLEESIHVYRSLPNAKLAVLPDTKHPMDKVRPNVLLNAMKDFWNLS is encoded by the coding sequence ATGAAAAGTCTTATTTTATTGCACGGAGCTTTAGGTCATAACGAAATTTTTGAACCGTTAAGAACAGAATTATCAAAATATTTTACGATCCATACGCCTTTATTTTCAGGGCATGGAGATGTTGAAATTCCGGAAAATGGGATTACTATTGAAAAATATACACAGGAATTAAAAGGATTCATTGAAAAAGAAAAGCTGCAGAATGTTTATATTTTCGGGCACAGCATGGGTGGTTATGTAGCGCTTTGTTATGCTGAGCAACACCCTTCCACTGTACATTCTATCATGACTTTAGGAACGAAATTCGATTGGACGGAAGAACAGGCTCTGAAGGAAAGTAAGATGCTGAACCCTGATGTTATCGCTGAAAAAGTGCCTAAATATGCAGAATTACTAGAAAATCAGCACGGCTCGAAATGGAAGCAATTACTTCCTGCCATTGCAGAAATGATGATTTCTCTGGGTAAAAATCCACCTTTGAAAGATAATTTATCAACTATCGATGTTCCTGTTCAGGTCATGGTTGGCGATAAAGATAATATGGTGACACTGGAAGAAAGTATACATGTGTACAGAAGCCTGCCGAACGCAAAACTGGCCGTACTTCCCGATACAAAGCATCCGATGGATAAAGTACGACCAAATGTATTATTAAATGCAATGAAAGATTTTTGGAATCTCTCTTGA
- the murA gene encoding UDP-N-acetylglucosamine 1-carboxyvinyltransferase — protein sequence MSGTFQIRGGKRLHGEITPQGAKNEALQILCAVLLTDDEVRIKNIPDIHDVNRLIEILGDFGVKVTKNGHGDYTFKSDKVNFDYIKSNEFKKDGAKLRGSIMLMGPMLARYGEAYMPTPGGDKIGRRRLDTHFQGLVELGAEFHYDEEEFFYSLKAKELNGKFILLEEASVTGTANIVMAAVLAKGKTRIYNAACEPYLQQLCKMLNRMGANISGIGSNLLTIEGVDYLHGTEHTMLPDMVEIGSWIGLAAMTKSEITIKNVNWNQLGVIPNTFRKLGIQLEQSNDDIFIPAQENYRIQKFIDGSILTISDAPWPGFTPDLLSIILVVATQAKGSLLVHQKMFESRLFFVDKLIDMGAQIILCDPHRATVIGLNQETPLRGTTMTSPDIRAGNALLIAALSAEGKSIIHNIEQIDRGYENIDGRLKAIGADIERI from the coding sequence ATGAGTGGGACATTTCAAATAAGAGGAGGAAAAAGACTGCATGGTGAGATTACTCCACAAGGAGCAAAAAATGAAGCTCTTCAAATTCTTTGTGCCGTTTTATTAACTGATGATGAAGTAAGGATTAAAAATATCCCGGATATCCACGATGTAAACAGACTGATCGAAATTCTAGGAGATTTCGGAGTAAAAGTAACGAAAAACGGGCACGGAGATTATACCTTCAAATCAGATAAAGTAAATTTTGATTATATAAAATCCAACGAGTTCAAAAAAGACGGAGCCAAACTAAGAGGTTCCATCATGCTCATGGGACCAATGTTGGCGAGATATGGTGAAGCCTATATGCCGACTCCGGGAGGTGATAAAATCGGAAGAAGAAGATTAGACACTCACTTTCAGGGACTTGTAGAATTGGGTGCAGAATTTCATTATGATGAGGAAGAATTCTTTTATTCTTTAAAAGCGAAAGAGCTTAACGGTAAATTTATTTTGCTGGAAGAAGCTTCTGTTACCGGAACTGCAAACATTGTAATGGCAGCGGTTTTAGCTAAAGGAAAAACGAGAATTTACAATGCAGCCTGCGAACCTTACCTTCAGCAGCTTTGTAAAATGCTGAACAGAATGGGTGCAAATATTTCAGGAATCGGTTCTAATTTACTGACAATCGAAGGAGTTGATTATCTTCACGGAACTGAGCACACAATGCTTCCTGATATGGTGGAAATCGGTTCGTGGATTGGTCTTGCAGCCATGACAAAATCTGAAATTACCATTAAAAATGTAAACTGGAACCAGCTTGGCGTTATCCCGAATACATTCAGAAAACTGGGAATCCAGCTTGAGCAGAGCAATGATGATATTTTCATTCCGGCGCAGGAAAATTACAGGATCCAGAAGTTTATCGACGGTTCTATCCTTACCATTTCCGATGCACCTTGGCCAGGATTTACCCCGGATTTATTGTCCATTATTTTGGTGGTGGCAACTCAGGCAAAAGGGAGTCTTTTGGTTCACCAGAAAATGTTTGAATCGAGATTATTCTTCGTTGATAAACTGATCGATATGGGAGCCCAGATCATTCTTTGTGATCCGCACAGAGCAACGGTAATCGGACTTAATCAGGAAACTCCGCTAAGAGGAACAACAATGACTTCTCCGGACATCAGAGCAGGAAACGCCCTTCTTATCGCAGCACTTTCAGCAGAAGGAAAATCTATCATCCACAATATCGAGCAGATCGACAGAGGATATGAAAATATCGATGGAAGACTGAAGGCCATCGGAGCAGATATTGAGAGAATTTAA
- a CDS encoding ComF family protein: MFPVENTYALMQFEKENVSRKIIHELKYKSREKVGKILADWTTERLDFQNEKPDLLVTVPLHSKKLKERGYNQLHLFTETLSEFYKIPFDHELIKRNYYSQAQALKNKENRLETENTFSITKHISGKNILLIDDVFTTGNTLASIAWEILKAGDNKVSVLVMAIDV; this comes from the coding sequence TTGTTTCCAGTAGAGAACACGTATGCGTTGATGCAATTTGAAAAAGAAAATGTAAGCCGGAAAATCATTCACGAACTGAAATATAAGAGTCGGGAAAAAGTTGGAAAAATTCTCGCTGACTGGACAACAGAAAGACTGGATTTTCAAAATGAAAAGCCCGATTTGTTGGTAACTGTTCCTCTGCATTCGAAAAAATTAAAGGAAAGAGGTTATAATCAGTTGCATTTATTCACCGAAACTCTGTCGGAATTTTATAAAATCCCCTTTGATCATGAATTAATTAAAAGGAATTATTATTCTCAAGCTCAGGCTTTAAAAAATAAAGAAAATCGTCTGGAAACCGAAAATACGTTCTCAATCACTAAGCATATTTCTGGAAAAAATATTTTGTTAATTGATGATGTTTTCACAACAGGAAATACTTTAGCCTCCATCGCCTGGGAAATTTTGAAGGCAGGAGATAATAAGGTGAGCGTTTTGGTGATGGCGATTGATGTGTAA
- a CDS encoding DUF4290 domain-containing protein, with protein sequence MEYNTQKPQLHMPEYGRIIQQLVERCKELSTKEERNEMATAIIDFMGQRNPQLRDEENYNHKLWDHLFILANYDLDVDSPYPFPTREQLAEKPKRMEYPKLQGDFKFYGKSILQLIDKAIELEPGDEKEALIEVIANNMKKSYNVYNKEHVTDDVIFRHLKELSENRLDLTSIETLEKSKIYYTSNNNRNNNNNKNTNKNQSNNKRRHNNNNHKNRNK encoded by the coding sequence ATGGAATATAATACCCAAAAACCTCAGCTTCATATGCCGGAATACGGCAGAATTATACAACAGTTGGTTGAGCGTTGCAAAGAGCTTTCTACCAAAGAGGAAAGAAATGAGATGGCAACGGCGATCATCGATTTTATGGGTCAGAGAAACCCCCAGCTTCGGGACGAAGAAAACTATAATCACAAACTTTGGGATCATCTTTTTATTTTAGCTAATTATGATCTTGATGTAGATTCACCATATCCTTTTCCTACAAGAGAACAGCTCGCAGAAAAACCAAAAAGAATGGAATATCCTAAACTCCAGGGTGATTTCAAATTTTACGGAAAAAGTATTCTCCAACTGATAGACAAAGCTATCGAACTAGAACCGGGAGATGAAAAAGAAGCCCTGATCGAGGTGATTGCCAACAACATGAAAAAATCCTACAACGTATATAATAAGGAACATGTAACGGATGATGTGATTTTCCGTCACCTAAAAGAACTTTCGGAAAACAGGCTGGATCTGACAAGCATTGAAACCCTGGAAAAGAGTAAGATCTACTACACCAGCAACAACAACCGAAATAACAACAATAATAAGAATACCAACAAAAACCAGTCTAACAACAAGAGAAGGCATAACAACAATAATCATAAAAACAGAAATAAATAA
- a CDS encoding heme-binding domain-containing protein — translation MKKVLTIILVAFIIIQFFPIDKTNPAPTPGMDFLKIKNTPPEIAKIITNSCYDCHSNETTYPWYSNFAPASWYLKNHIDEGRKHLNFSTFATYEPKQQVDKLEECIEMIEKKEMPLESYFVGHQDAKITDEQRKILINYFKKEKTETVRKMTL, via the coding sequence ATGAAAAAAGTATTAACTATCATTCTCGTGGCTTTTATTATCATTCAGTTTTTTCCGATTGACAAGACAAATCCGGCTCCTACTCCCGGAATGGACTTTTTAAAAATAAAAAATACCCCTCCGGAAATTGCAAAAATCATCACCAATTCTTGCTACGACTGCCATTCTAATGAAACGACATATCCCTGGTATTCTAATTTTGCTCCTGCTTCATGGTATCTAAAAAATCATATCGATGAAGGAAGAAAACACCTGAATTTTTCTACCTTTGCTACGTACGAACCTAAGCAACAGGTTGACAAGCTGGAGGAATGCATTGAAATGATCGAGAAAAAAGAAATGCCTTTGGAATCTTATTTTGTAGGACACCAGGACGCAAAAATCACTGATGAACAAAGAAAAATTTTAATCAATTATTTCAAAAAAGAGAAAACTGAGACTGTACGAAAAATGACACTTTAA
- the der gene encoding ribosome biogenesis GTPase Der encodes MSNIVAIVGRPNVGKSTLFNRLLERREAIVDSTAGVTRDRHYGKSDWNGVDFTVIDTGGYDVGTDDIFEEEIRKQVQLAVDEATSIIFMMNVEEGLTDTDYEIYRLLRRSNKPIYIVINKVDSSKEELPATEFYQLGIDKYYTLSSATGSGTGDLLDDIVKDFPTTEYKDPFEGLPKITIAGRPNVGKSTLTNALLDVERNIVTDVAGTTRDSIQTLYNKFGYEFVLVDTAGMRKKSKVSEDLEFYSVMRSIRSIEFSDVVIIMVDATQGWESQDMNIFGLAQKNRKGIVILVNKWDLIEDKQTNTMRDFEKQIKDKIGQFNDIPILFISALTKQRILKAVEVAMEVYEDRKKKIKTSKLNEVMLPIFEQTPPPANKGKYIKIKYCVQLPTPSPQFVFFCNLPQYVKEPYKRFTENQLRKEFGFTGVPIEVYFRQK; translated from the coding sequence ATGTCGAATATTGTCGCAATCGTTGGACGTCCCAACGTAGGAAAATCCACGCTTTTTAATCGTTTACTGGAAAGAAGAGAGGCTATTGTAGACTCTACTGCAGGTGTTACCAGAGATCGCCATTACGGAAAATCTGACTGGAACGGGGTAGATTTTACAGTAATCGATACAGGTGGTTATGATGTGGGAACGGATGATATCTTTGAAGAAGAAATCCGCAAGCAGGTGCAATTGGCTGTAGATGAAGCTACTTCTATCATTTTTATGATGAATGTGGAAGAAGGTCTTACCGATACAGATTACGAAATTTACAGACTTTTAAGAAGATCAAACAAACCTATTTATATTGTCATTAATAAAGTAGATTCTTCAAAAGAAGAGCTTCCCGCAACGGAATTCTATCAGTTGGGAATCGATAAATATTATACTTTATCTTCTGCAACCGGCTCAGGAACAGGAGATTTGCTGGATGATATCGTAAAAGATTTTCCCACCACAGAATATAAAGATCCTTTTGAAGGATTGCCTAAAATCACCATCGCAGGTCGCCCGAATGTAGGAAAATCTACCCTTACCAACGCTTTACTTGATGTTGAAAGAAATATTGTAACGGATGTGGCAGGTACAACGAGAGACAGTATCCAGACGCTTTACAATAAATTCGGTTATGAGTTTGTATTGGTAGATACGGCAGGAATGCGTAAGAAATCGAAAGTGAGCGAAGATCTGGAGTTCTATTCGGTAATGCGTTCTATTCGTTCGATTGAGTTTTCGGATGTGGTTATCATCATGGTAGATGCTACTCAGGGATGGGAATCTCAGGATATGAATATTTTCGGATTGGCTCAGAAAAACAGAAAAGGGATTGTAATTCTGGTAAACAAATGGGATCTGATCGAAGATAAGCAGACCAACACAATGCGTGATTTCGAGAAGCAAATCAAAGATAAAATCGGGCAGTTCAACGATATTCCGATTTTGTTTATTTCGGCATTGACTAAGCAGAGAATTTTAAAAGCCGTTGAAGTTGCCATGGAGGTTTACGAAGATCGTAAGAAGAAAATTAAAACTTCAAAATTAAACGAAGTAATGCTTCCGATTTTTGAACAGACACCACCGCCGGCAAATAAAGGAAAATACATTAAAATCAAATATTGTGTGCAGCTTCCGACGCCGTCACCACAATTTGTATTCTTCTGTAACCTGCCTCAATACGTAAAAGAACCTTACAAGAGATTTACTGAAAATCAGCTGAGAAAAGAATTCGGATTTACCGGAGTTCCTATCGAAGTATATTTCAGACAAAAATAA
- a CDS encoding thiol-disulfide oxidoreductase DCC family protein, producing MEEKWENKHIVFFDGDCGVCNFWVQWILKRDKKDQFMFASLQSDFGQKFLSERGLNTKIFNTMYLWKPKQYYLEKSKAVLQIANLLGGIYKLSWVGRIIPGFLSDKVYDMISRNRMKLANQKCYLPTPSERAKFIEV from the coding sequence ATGGAGGAAAAATGGGAGAATAAACATATTGTATTTTTTGATGGAGATTGCGGTGTCTGTAATTTTTGGGTTCAATGGATTTTAAAAAGGGATAAAAAAGACCAGTTTATGTTTGCATCTCTTCAATCGGATTTCGGACAAAAATTTTTATCTGAAAGAGGCTTAAATACGAAAATTTTCAACACCATGTATCTTTGGAAACCCAAACAATATTATTTAGAAAAATCTAAGGCTGTTTTGCAGATTGCCAATTTACTTGGCGGAATTTACAAACTTTCCTGGGTGGGAAGAATTATTCCTGGCTTTCTGAGCGACAAAGTGTATGACATGATTTCGAGAAACAGGATGAAACTGGCGAATCAGAAGTGTTATCTGCCGACTCCGAGTGAGAGGGCTAAATTTATTGAGGTTTGA
- the upp gene encoding uracil phosphoribosyltransferase, with protein MNTIVLSQQFSLVNSWINELRNVEIQNDRLRFRRNMERIGEIAAFEISKGLEQKEIEIQTPLDLIRAKEIAVQPVITTILRAGVPLFQGILNYFDKADCGFVAAYRKHDANDYFSIKQDYLTCPSIEGRPLIVADPMLATGASLIEALKDLLTNGKPTQLHIVAAIASKQGVETLEKAYPNAKIWVGALDENLTSKGYITPGLGDAGDLSYGEKLQR; from the coding sequence ATGAACACAATCGTTTTATCACAACAATTTTCCTTAGTGAATTCTTGGATTAATGAGCTTCGCAACGTTGAAATTCAAAACGACAGACTGAGATTCCGCAGAAATATGGAAAGAATCGGAGAAATTGCAGCCTTCGAAATCAGTAAAGGATTGGAACAAAAAGAAATTGAAATTCAGACACCTTTAGACCTGATAAGAGCAAAAGAAATTGCTGTTCAGCCGGTTATTACAACGATTTTAAGAGCTGGAGTTCCTTTATTTCAAGGAATTTTAAATTATTTTGACAAAGCAGATTGCGGTTTCGTGGCAGCGTACAGAAAGCATGACGCCAATGATTATTTTTCCATCAAACAAGATTACTTAACTTGCCCGAGTATTGAAGGCAGACCATTGATTGTCGCAGATCCGATGCTGGCAACAGGTGCCTCACTGATCGAAGCTCTCAAAGATTTATTAACCAACGGGAAACCGACACAACTACACATCGTGGCAGCCATTGCTTCAAAACAAGGTGTTGAAACCCTCGAAAAAGCGTATCCCAATGCAAAAATTTGGGTAGGAGCCCTCGATGAAAATTTAACATCAAAAGGCTACATCACACCAGGACTGGGAGATGCAGGGGATTTAAGCTACGGAGAAAAACTTCAGAGATAA